A region of the Babylonia areolata isolate BAREFJ2019XMU chromosome 10, ASM4173473v1, whole genome shotgun sequence genome:
ACTCCTTTTCTAACAACACCCTGTGTCCTCCAAATCACTTTGCTGCATgtatggtggagggggagaggtcaTAAGTGTTTCTGCAATTTGTAACTTTTCATTTCATGTAAAGTGCTCTGAGCTCCGAGAAAGGGTGCCATACCAATGTACATTATTGTTTTATAAGCAGATACAGACCTTCCATGGAAATATATGAACATTGAAAAGACATAGTAATAAATAATTGAACTATTTTCAGGGGAAAGATCAGTGTAGTATTTTATTTTACTGTGTGATTTATAAACAAGTGTTGTTTTTGCACAAAGACCGTTCCGTATTTGTCagaagcatgtgtttgtgtgagttgttTCCCTTTTTCAGTTTCTTCAATTGTGTTTGTGCAGGGAAACACAGGAAACATCCTGGTGGCCGTGGTAACGCTGGTGGCATGCACCACCACAGGAATCAATTATGACAAATAGTAAGTGCCttcttgggggaaaaaaggaagtaGTAATAGGACTGTTTCTTGGCTATCAAACTCGAGAACAAATATGCAATGTCTGTTCCTGTCGTTCTCAACAGCTATCATAGTGTCAACTCCTatcacagttctgagttctcattTCATAAGTTAGTTTCCAGCTACTTCAGTGAAAAGTATGAGTGACAGATTGTGATTGGACATGCTGTATGTGTCTCACTTCGGGATATGACATTATGACTTGTGACTGTATGACTTGCAGTCTTTGTAAGTCCATCCCTGTTGTTGACAATGGctactgtgtgttgttgacagccaTCCTGGATACTTTGGCAAGGTTGGTATGAGGTACTTCCACAAGACACAGAACAAGTTCTACTGTCCAGCCATCAATGTGGACCGCCTCTGGTCTCTGGTGTCGGACCAGACACGGGAGAAATATGAGAAAGTGACTGACAAGGCGCCTGTCATCGATGTCATCAGAGCGGTGAGTGTGTCCTCATTTTCGGCCGTCTGTGCGAACATTTATCATACATATGTATACTGTCTGTGCGAGGAAAACTCTTCACTAGAGATACTGTTATTTGTACAAGGTCCAATCAGGTTTTTAAGATttagaaaggagagaaaaaaaaagacatgcctTTTTTTATGTCTGATGTCTTTACAGAAAAACATGGGTTTGTAACAGCTTTCAATTTACATAATTTCTGATAAAGCACAGTAGTGACACGTTCAAAAGTACCTATAATGAtcgagaaaaggaaaaaagaatgatTTTCCTGATCAAAATCATTGCTTTTATATATGCAACAAATCATGATTAATGCAAGGGGCAAAGGTGCTTTCAAATGTCTTGCTTTTCATCTGGGTTCCCAAAATGATAGTTACTAATTTTATTGCATTTGGTCATCAGTTGGTGTTTAAAAAGCTTTTGATTTTGTAATTGAAAACCCGAACCTAAGTTTTTCAtgcctgcatgtgtctgtgtcgaAAGGGAAAACAGTTGACTTGTGAGACACTTATCAGCAGCTTTGTGGTATCCTGTTCCAAAtataacacctttttttttccctgcagcaGCCCTGATGCACAAGCGCACAGACCTGCAGTGATAAtgaagtggaaagagagacagttcATCAATGAGTTATGCtgtcaccccccttttttccctagCCTGATTTATCACCTCAAGCCTGCCTCGTCTTTCAGAGATCACCTGTTGTAATCATTTTCACAACCCTTGCTCCTCAATGTTTCCATTGGCTTCACATGCATGCTTATGTATAACACCATGTTGGGTATGTGTGATATCAACTGTCAGTTTGTGAACATAGAGTACCACGTTGGCATGGGtcattttcatttccattttgtGATCATTTATGGATTATTTTATCAGTCTCTCCAATTCATTTATACAGGAACTAGTGGGTTGGTATGTTGATTAGTCTTGTTCTAAGACTAAATACAGCTTCCATTATAGATTGCTATACTGGTTTCTTGGCCGTCTGGAAATTCATACTGACTACTCTTGAAAGTGATTTTAGGTAACACCTGTGCTGCATGCTACTGAGATTGCTGTGGCTCTTCGTATTGCAGCCTTTGGGACTGTTGGGCCTTTGGGCAAGACTCCCTTCACTATCAGATTTTATCCCAgataggacagcagttgcttgttctgatggtcatagtcttaGACACAGTTAAAGACATGGTCATGGACACAACCGTCATTTTTGCAGGGTTACTACAAGGTGCTGGGAAAGGGCCACCTCCCCAAGCAGCCAGTCATCGTGAAGGCCAAGTTCTTCAGCAAGACAGCTGAGCAGAGGATCAAGGCTGTCGgtggtgcatgtgtgcttgtggccTGATCATGTGGTACAAGAAAAATAAATGGACAAAGTAATGGTTGTGTCATGTGGATTGTTCTTGTGAGATAAGGTAtgggtgtggttctgtgtgtggagAAAATTTGACTATCGACTATTCTACTTCCGTGTTCACTAATTCCAAATTCCctgttcacttgtgtgtgtgtgcttttacacgACCGTTTTCACTGTGCCATTTACtgatgcaggcagtcatactcccatttacagggatgtgcatgctgggtatgctcttgtttctgtaaaccaccaatcacacacatagaTAACAGAATCTtacacatgcatatttgatcttctgcatgtgtatactgGTGGATGTTCAGACGATGGCACTGCCACAGGCCTGCAaaattgttgacctgggagattggaaaaatcttcaccctcaacccaccaggtgcaccaaaaCTGGGGATCATAGACTAGACTGTATTTTGTTTTAGGTGTGCAGAAACAAGGTTTTAAAAAAttatacatgaaattgaaaactgGTAGGCTGCTTTCTAACTGAACAGTTATTGCCTTCTCAAAAAGTGAGATCTTTCAAACAAAGGAGTGGACTTTTCTTTCTTGAGACTTTAAATATTTTTCAGGGTGGTTCTTTCTCATATTTGGAAGCAAGCCAGTTTGCCAAGTGTAACTTTGCTTCATACATATATGAGGGATCATAAACATGTGAAGGAGTGTATTTTGCACATGTCAATTTTGTGCCCCCCTTTATCCTTGTGCAGATGTGTAGAATTACACGTGTGCCAGAATATAAAATGAAACCTCATGACCTATTCAGAAGGCAATAACTGTTCACGCTGGTCACCTGCCAGCATTTTGCATTGCTGCATGCACACAAAGCAGTTAGCTGGCTGATCCAAGGGACTGAACTCTTCAATGATGCCAGCAGCATGAATCCTCGATTGACAATGCATGgagagaaaaaaccaaaacagaaaaacctgttgtgcagaaacaaacatttatgacaaagaatacaaaattTTGTTGACTTGAGTCAGGACTTCTGTACATTGCTCTAGCAGATTTGATAATAAGGTTGCACCCAAATGTATGTTCATGGTAGGAATAACTATGAATGCCTATGAGATCGAAAGATTGATACA
Encoded here:
- the LOC143286536 gene encoding LOW QUALITY PROTEIN: large ribosomal subunit protein uL15-like (The sequence of the model RefSeq protein was modified relative to this genomic sequence to represent the inferred CDS: deleted 1 base in 1 codon), with protein sequence MALNKRKKTRKLRGHVSHGHGRIGKHRKHPGGRGNAGGMHHHRINYDKYHPGYFGKVGMRYFHKTQNKFYCPAINVDRLWSLVSDQTREKYEKVTDKAPVIDVIRAGYYKVLGKGHLPKQPVIVKAKFFSKTAEQRIKAVGGACVLVA